The Tenebrio molitor chromosome 5, icTenMoli1.1, whole genome shotgun sequence genome has a segment encoding these proteins:
- the Cbp20 gene encoding nuclear cap-binding protein subunit 2, translated as MSTISSPSVELSSYRDQHFKGSRAEQDKLLRLTTTLYVGNLSFYTTEEQLIELFSKCGDIRRVVMGLDKYKKTPCGFCFVEYYNRADAENCLRYINGTRLDDRIVRTDWDAGFIEGRQYGRGKTGGQVRDEYRTDYDSGRGGYGKIMQQKMGVNEGSFPR; from the exons ATGTCTACGATATCTTCACCCTCAGTCGAACTCAGTTCGTACCGTGACCAGCATTTTAAG GGGTCCAGAGCCGAACAGGACAAACTTTTGCGCCTCACCACGACCCTATACGTTGGCAATTTATCGTTCTACACGACAGAGGAGCAACTAATCGAATTATTCTCGAAATGCGGCGACATTCGACGAGTAGTGATGGGACTGGACAAGTACAAAAAAACCCCTTGTGGATTCTGTTTCGTGGAGTATTACAATAGAGCAGACGCCGAGAACTGTTTGAG GTATATAAATGGAACGCGTTTGGACGACAGGATTGTGAGGACTGACTGGGACGCAGGTTTCATCGAGGGACGACAATACGGACGCGGCAAGACCGGAGGACAAGTTCGGGACGAGTACCGCACCGATTATGACTCGGGGCGGGGCGGCTACGGCAAGATAATGCAGCAGAAGATGGGGGTAAATGAGGGGTCTTTCCCTCGGTAA